Proteins from a single region of Campylobacter concisus:
- a CDS encoding iron-containing alcohol dehydrogenase — MQNFSFLNPTKIEFGKDKEQNIGKYMKEFGAKKTLIIYGSDRIMKNGLFDVATKSLSANGIEFCKIGGVKSNPVLSKVNEAINLAKKQGIDSVLAIGGGSVLDTAKAVAAGVRYNGDVWDFFTGKDPSEALMIFDIMTLAATGSEMNGGSVVTNEATKQKFAMHGACLYPKVSVVNPLLQASVSKEYLVYSASDIIAHSIEGYFTASVQPEIINLYIEANIKTVMKTTEILLKEPDNYDARGEFAWAATMALNGLTYVGTAGYSYPNHMIEHAIGAVVDCAHGAGLSVVMPAWMKWYKSRNLKAFKRFGKEIFGVDDADAGIEKLKEWFSNIGTPTSLIEIGVDETNLDEIIALVYDYAKGRGLEQIYTKEAISEIFALAR, encoded by the coding sequence ATGCAAAATTTCAGCTTTTTAAACCCTACTAAAATAGAATTTGGCAAAGACAAAGAGCAAAACATCGGCAAATACATGAAAGAATTTGGCGCAAAAAAGACGCTCATCATCTATGGCAGCGACAGGATCATGAAAAACGGACTTTTTGACGTTGCTACAAAGAGCCTAAGCGCAAATGGCATCGAGTTTTGCAAGATAGGCGGCGTGAAGTCAAATCCAGTGCTAAGCAAGGTAAATGAGGCTATAAATTTGGCTAAAAAGCAAGGCATCGATAGCGTGCTAGCCATAGGCGGTGGCTCAGTGCTTGACACGGCAAAGGCTGTGGCCGCTGGAGTTAGATATAACGGCGACGTTTGGGACTTTTTTACCGGCAAAGATCCAAGCGAAGCGCTTATGATATTTGACATCATGACGCTTGCAGCAACTGGCTCAGAGATGAACGGTGGCTCGGTCGTCACAAACGAAGCCACAAAACAGAAATTTGCTATGCACGGAGCATGTCTTTACCCAAAAGTATCGGTAGTAAACCCACTTCTTCAAGCAAGCGTTAGCAAGGAGTACTTGGTCTATTCAGCTTCAGACATCATCGCTCACAGTATCGAGGGCTACTTTACGGCGAGCGTTCAGCCTGAGATCATAAATTTATACATCGAAGCAAACATCAAAACGGTCATGAAAACGACTGAAATTTTACTAAAAGAGCCAGACAATTACGATGCTAGAGGCGAGTTTGCCTGGGCTGCGACGATGGCATTAAATGGCTTAACTTACGTTGGCACAGCTGGTTACTCTTATCCAAACCACATGATCGAGCACGCCATAGGAGCGGTGGTTGATTGCGCGCATGGAGCTGGGCTAAGTGTGGTGATGCCAGCTTGGATGAAGTGGTATAAGAGTAGAAATTTAAAGGCATTTAAGCGCTTTGGCAAAGAAATTTTTGGCGTGGATGACGCAGACGCAGGCATAGAGAAATTAAAAGAGTGGTTTAGCAATATTGGCACACCTACAAGCCTTATTGAAATTGGCGTTGATGAGACAAATTTAGACGAGATCATAGCGCTAGTTTATGACTACGCAAAGGGCAGGGGCTTGGAGCAAATTTATACAAAAGAGGCCATAAGTGAAATTTTTGCCTTAGCGAGATAG
- a CDS encoding anaerobic ribonucleoside-triphosphate reductase activating protein, translated as MHKVFSITPFTTLDYPDKVAAVVWFAGCNMRCVYCYNIEVVNSNGNIEMDEVCNFLDRRIGKLNGIVFSGGECTANPLFLKLAREVKSRNFCLKVDTNGSHIEILKEAIGEGLIDYIALDFKASKEKFAGVTGSNLYEKFISTLKYLLEINFDFEVRTTVHADFLDEADISLMSEILYDLGYRGNYYLQKFLSTGENFGNLVDAKNSFDPKKIISKLPIKLRNF; from the coding sequence TTGCATAAAGTCTTTAGTATAACGCCATTTACTACGCTTGATTATCCAGACAAAGTGGCTGCAGTAGTTTGGTTTGCAGGCTGTAATATGCGATGTGTGTATTGCTACAATATAGAAGTTGTAAATTCAAATGGCAATATAGAAATGGATGAGGTTTGTAACTTTTTAGACCGCCGTATAGGTAAGCTAAATGGCATCGTTTTTAGTGGTGGCGAATGCACGGCAAATCCTTTGTTTTTAAAGCTTGCAAGAGAGGTTAAGTCAAGAAATTTTTGCCTAAAGGTCGATACAAATGGCTCTCATATTGAGATTTTAAAAGAGGCGATAGGTGAAGGGCTGATTGACTATATCGCGCTTGATTTTAAAGCGTCAAAAGAGAAATTTGCAGGCGTAACTGGCTCAAATTTATATGAAAAATTTATTAGCACACTAAAATATCTGCTTGAGATAAATTTTGATTTTGAAGTAAGAACAACCGTGCATGCAGATTTTTTAGATGAAGCAGATATTTCTTTGATGTCTGAAATTCTTTATGACCTTGGATATAGAGGCAATTATTATTTGCAAAAATTCCTTAGCACAGGTGAAAATTTTGGAAATTTGGTTGATGCTAAAAATAGCTTTGATCCGAAAAAAATCATCTCGAAACTTCCTATCAAACTAAGAAACTTTTAA